Proteins from one Papaver somniferum cultivar HN1 unplaced genomic scaffold, ASM357369v1 unplaced-scaffold_158, whole genome shotgun sequence genomic window:
- the LOC113337284 gene encoding trihelix transcription factor ASIL2-like — MEVEEDEIESHHPSQSPSQSLTSSPSPPPSPTTNHPQASPPPQQPEPEPEPPLSQSPSPISSIQPQSHQQKQEQTDSPPPTTPPPPPQTLTLALPIQQPPLSTATNTPPPPAAAAAQHHSHGREDCWSEGATSTLIDAWGERYLELSRGNLKQKHWKDVAEIVTSRDDYTKSSKTDVQCKNRIDTLKKKYKIEKNKISDTGFSSKWCFYERLDHLIGPNSAAAANNNSNSTSNKHVNTPVPSNTTPAPIQFHNLSGSGSGSGSGGGGGGTGKVPLAVPVHLVRYDHPSLNLNLNHQQQHQQQQQHYQQQQQQRRKNAGYAVETDSSGEEPVYDDESPNSTDSLPPETDYVRKRPRLFARRACPTPSTNSMPVRGGGGSFRGEKNRSSGKKRGSSSGGGGESGNWKNSIMELTRAIVKFGEAYEQIETSKLQQVLEMEQQRMEFMKELELQRMQFFMKTQVDLSQVKHGRRGGNSRRHNNNNSNNHNNNIDNGDNSG, encoded by the coding sequence AtggaagttgaagaagatgaaattgaatctCATCATCCTTCGCAATCCCCATCCCAATCTCTAAcctcttcaccatcaccaccaccttctccaacCACTAATCACCCCCaagcatcaccaccaccacaacaaccaGAACCAGAACCAGAACCACCACTATCACAATCTCCATCACCAATTTCGTCAATCCAACCTCAATCTCACCAACAAAAACAAGAACAGACAgattcaccaccaccaacaacaccaccaccaccaccacaaaccctAACCCTAGCTTTACCAATCCAACAACCTCCTCTCTCCACCGCCACAAACACTCCTCcccctcctgctgctgctgctgctcaacACCACAGTCACGGCCGTGAAGATTGCTGGAGCGAAGGAGCAACATCGACGTTAATCGATGCGTGGGGAGAGCGGTATCTGGAACTGAGCAGAGGTAATTTGAAACAGAAACACTGGAAAGATGTAGCTGAGATTGTTACCAGCCGTGATGATTATACTAAGTCTTCTAAAACTGATGTTCAGTGTAAGAATCGAATCGATACGTTGAAGAAAAAGTATAAGATTGAGAAGAATAAGATTTCGGATACTGGGTTTAGTAGTAAATGGTGTTTTTATGAGAGGTTAGATCATTTGATTGGACctaattctgctgctgctgctaataataatagtaatagtaCTAGTAATAAGCATGTTAATACGCCTGTACCGAGTAATACTACTCCTGCGCCGATACAGTTTCATAACCTTAGTGGGAGTGGGAGTGGGAGTGggagtggtggtggaggaggagggACTGGGAAAGTTCCGCTTGCCGTACCCGTTCATTTAGTTAGATATGATCATCCCAGTCTCAATTTGAACTTGaatcatcagcagcaacatcaacagcagcagcagcattatcaacagcaacagcagcagaggcGTAAGAATGCTGGATATGCGGTTGAAACGGATTCGTCTGGTGAAGAGCCTGTTTATGATGATGAATCGCCTAATTCTACTGATAGTTTGCCACCTGAGACGGATTATGTTCGTAAGAGGCCGAGGCTGTTTGCAAGAAGAGCTTGTCCGACGCCTTCAACAAATTCAATGCCAGTTAGGGGTGGTGGTGGGTCGTTTAGAGGGGAGAAGAATCGTAGTTCTGGAAAGAAAAGGggtagtagtagtggtggtggtggggaaAGTGGTAACTGGAAGAATTCGATAATGGAGTTAACTAGAGCAATTGTGAAATTCGGTGAAGCGTATGAGCAGATTGAAACTTCGAAGCTGCAACAAGTACTTGAAATGGAGCAGCAAAGGATGGAGTTTATGAAAGAACTTGAACTGCAGAGAATGCAGTTCTTTATGAAAACTCAAGTGGATCTTTCGCAGGTAAAGCATGGGAGACGTGGTGGTAATAGCCGTCGtcataacaacaacaacagcaacaaccacAACAATAATATTGACAACGGTGATAATAGTGGTTAG